One Aptenodytes patagonicus chromosome 30, bAptPat1.pri.cur, whole genome shotgun sequence DNA window includes the following coding sequences:
- the LOC143171709 gene encoding uncharacterized protein LOC143171709 codes for MDTSSADLGPRCQAGADAGSTESMPACQDSGDTGSTNSRPPCRHLAVADVTSAKLTPGSQDRAGTGSAKKMLRCWARADTGSADSGWQCQDEEGAHSAKPMPACQDWADASSADLGTQYRDWADTGSSKPTPGCQDEAATSSTNLGTQCQDTADAGSTKSAPQKQHEEDTAKPSRHDSEATGEATAAGARPFQCGACGKRFGASATLTRHQALHGAERPFSCAECGRGFCDRAALATHRRGHTGERPFACAECGKAFAGSTGLLVHQRAHTGERPFACAECGQRFRQSAHLAQHCQGAHGMGRPHPCPQCGKAFALRSTLARHAQTHTGERPHACGDCGRRFRQRAHLARHRLAHTGERPFPCGECGKAFALSATLLRHQLVHTGERPHRCPDCPRAYTQSAYLAQHRRSAHAGQRPHACPECPRAFADRANLLRHRQGHAGARPHACGQCGRRFTQRAHLRAHAGTHGEQRPFACGQCGQLFGRRAALAAHGRAHGGQRPFACGQCGQRFAQRASLVEHCRRHTGERPHRCPQCHRSFRHRSALLRHRRAHAGERPFPCAHCGRRYSRSSNLLLHQRVHAPD; via the coding sequence ATGGACACCAGCAGCGCCGATTTGGGGCCACGATGCCAGGCTGGGGCAGATGCTGGCAGCACTGAATCGATGCCAGCGTGTCAGGACAGTGGGGACACCGGCAGCACCAATTCGAGGCCACCGTGCCGACACCTGGCAGTGGCAGATGTCACCAGTGCCAAACTGACGCCAGGCAGCCAGGACAGGGCAGGCACTGGCAGTGCCAAAAAGATGCTGCGGTGTTGGGCCAGGGCTGATACTGGCAGTGCCGATTCGGGGTGGCAATGCCAGGATGAAGAGGGTGCTCACAGTGCCAAACCGATGCCGGCGTGCCAGGACTGGGCAGACGCCAGCAGTGCCGATTTGGGGACACAGTACCGGGACTGGGCAGACACCGGCAGCTCCAAACCAACGCCAGGGTGCCAGGACGAGgcagccaccagcagcaccaATTTGGGGACACAATGCCAGGACACGGCGGATGCCGGCAGCACCAAATCAGCCCCACAGAAACAGCACGAGGAGGATACCGCCAAGCCGAGCCGGCACGACAGTGAGGCCACCGGTGAGGCCACGGCAGCGGGTGCCCGTCCCTTCCAGTGCGGGGCGTGTGGGAAGCGGTTTGGGGCAAGTGCCACGTTGACACGGCACCAGGCGCTGCACGGAGCCGAGCGCCCCTTCTCTTGTGCCGAGTGCGGCCGTGGCTTCTGCGACCGGGCGGCGCTGGCCACGCACCGGCGAGGGCACACGGGCGAGCGCCCCTTCGCCTGCGCCGAGTGCGGCAAAGCTTTTGCCggcagcacagggctgctggtCCATCAACGGGCACACACGGGTGAGCGTCCCTTTGCCTGCGCCGAGTGCGGGCAGCGCTTCCGGCAGAGCGCCCACCTTGCCCAACACTGCCAGGGCGCCCACGGCATGGGGCGCCCGCACCCCTGCCCGCAGTGCGGCAAAGCCTTCGCCCTTCGCTCCACGCTGGCCCGGCACGCTCAGACCCACACCGGCGAGCGGCCCCATGCCTGTGGCGACTGCGGGCGCCGCTTCCGCCAGCGGGCTCACCTGGCCCGGCACCGCCTGGCACACACGGGCGAGCGCCCTTTCCCCTGCGGTGAGTGCGGCAAAGCCTTCGCCCTCAGCGCTACGCTGCTGCGGCACCAGCTGGTGCACACCGGCGAGCGTCCGCACCGCTGCCCCGACTGTCCCCGCGCCTACACCCAAAGCGCCTACCTGGCCCAGCACCGCCGCAGTGCCCATGCCGGCCAACGGCCCCACGCCTGCCCCGAGTGCCCGCGGGCTTTCGCCGACCGCGCCAACCTCCTGCGACATCGCCAGGGCCACGCCGGCGCCCGGCCCCACGCCTGCGGGCAGTGCGGGCGACGCTTCACCCAGCGGGCGCATCTCCGGGCGCACGCGGGCACCCACGGCGAGCAGCGGCCCTTTGCCTGCGGGCAGTGCGGGCAGCTATTTGGGCGCCGGGCAGCGCTGGCGGCTCACGGGCGGGCGCATGGCGGGCAGCGGCCCTTTGCCTGCGGGCAGTGCGGGCAACGCTTCGCCCAGCGAGCCAGCCTGGTAGAGCACTGCCGGCGGCACACGGGCGAGCGGCCTCACCGTTGTCCCCAGTGTCACCGCAGTTTCCGGCATCGCTCGGCGCTGCTGCGGCACCGGCGGGCGCACGCCGGCGAGCGCCCCTTCCCCTGCGCCCACTGCGGCCGCCGCTACAGCCGCAGCTCCAACCTCCTCCTGCACCAGCGAGTTCACGCGCctgactga